The sequence TGCACCTTTTTCAATTAATAATTTTGCAAGGTCAAAAAAGCCTTCTTCAACAACAAACATTAAGGCTGTCCTGCCATCTTCATATTTTGCATTTACATCTGCTCTGTTTTCAATCAATAATTTTACAACATCAATAAAACCTTTTTCAGATGCAGACATTAAAGCTGTCCAACCGTCTTCATCTTTTACATTAACATCTGCGCCTTTTTCAATTAATAATTTTACTATATCAAGAGAACCGCTTGTAGTTGCATACATTAAAACTGTCCAGCCATATTCATTTTTTGCATTTATATCTATCCCCTCCGGAATTAATGCTTTTATTTCTTTGATATTATTATTTTTAACTGCTTCAAAGAGTTTTTTGTTTAATTGTTTTTTGTTCATGGTTTTATCATTTTTTGCTTGGTTATCTTTTAAGGATAGTTTGTTATTTTTTTTGCCACAGCCTGTTCCGTTTTTTTCGGAAAATGCACGAATAAATACATATGGCTGATATTAAACAGCATATTTAATTTTTATTCTTTTGCTCCGTTTTCTTTGAGGAGTTTAATTATTTCTTCATTTTCTTCTTCTTTTGCTACTGTTAATGCTGTTTTGCCGGCTTCATTTTTTGCATTCACATCAGCTTTTTTTTCAATAAGTAATTTCACTATATCAATTGAACCTCCACGAACTGCAGACATTAAAACTGTCCAATTCCGTTTATCTTTTGCATTTACATCTGCGTCTTTCTCAATTAACAGTTTTACAATATCAATAAAACCACCATTACCTGCATACATTAAAGCTGTCCAATTAAATTCATCTTTTGCATTTATATCAGCTTCTTTTTTAATTAGAAGTTTTACTACATCAACAGAGCCTCTATGAGCTGATGATATTAAAGCTGTCCAGCGAAATACACCTTTAGCATTTACATCAGCACCTTTAAGAATTAATGCGTTTACTTCTTTCTCATCATTATTTTTTGCTGCTTCAAACAGTTTTTTATTTAATTGTTTTCTGTTCATAGTTTTAGTTTTAATTTTATATTGACAGCAATTTTTTAAATAATTCATTATCCCTTAAACTTTTAAAATCAGGCTCATTTTTTAAAGATTCTTTTTGAGACGGATCTAATTGAAGTGTCTTTTTTATCATTTGTAATGCTTGTTCATTTTTGCCGGTTAGAGCAAACATACATGCTTTGCAATAATAGGGATGATAATAAGCGGGATTTATTTTAATTGCTTTTTCAAGATATTCTAATGCCTCATTATAACGGCCCGTATTAATTAAATTGCTTCCAATATCAGAAAGCATTATATAAGCATCGGACGAATCGGGATTAATTAAAAGTGCTTTATTATAATAAGAGTTTGATTTTTTGTGCTTTTTTAACCAAGAATAAGCACATCCCATACCATGATATCCTTTTTCCGAATCAGGCTCATATTTTATAACTTTCTTGTATATTTCTAATGCTTCTTTATATTTTTTTAAATTTATATAGGCATTTCCTTTTGATAACAGAGCATTAACATAAGTTTTATCAATTTTTAATATTCTTTCTGCATATTCTAATCCTTTTTGATATTCTTTACGTAACAATAAAATAAAAGCTTTATTATTTAAAGCATTAATATAATTGCTGTCAAGAGAAAGTGCTTTGTCATAATATTCTTCAGCCTTTTTTATTTGGTTAAGCTTTTGGTAACCAAGGCCTTTATTATACAGGGCGGTTATTGATTCAGGTTTTATTTTCAGAGCTTTATCATAATACTCTACTGCTTTTTCTGTATTACCAATATTATCTTCTGTCACACCTATACTAATATATGCATTTGTATTGGTTCTGTTTATTTCGTTTCTCTTTCTTTCATAAAAAGTTTTATCGGGACTCTTTTTTTCTCTTTCATCAATATCTTTTTTATGCTCTCTGTTTTTAATAAAAACAGATTGGTAAAATAATAATGCAGATTGATATAATTCTTTGTTGTACAATTTATGTCCATAATACAATAACTTATTTGCATTATAAATCGGGGTAATTTCAACAGCTTTTTTATAATCGTTTTCTGCTTTATTTTTTTCTCCGGACAATTCATAAGCCATTCCTCTGTAATAAAAAATTTCATTAGAGACAGACTTTTTTTCTGTTACTTTTGTTAAATAGTCAATTGCTTTTTGGTAATTTTCTTGTTTGAACTCAAAAACCCCAAAATCATATAAAGCATCAAAATGTTTTGGTGCTTTATTTACACATTGTAAATAATATTTTCTTGCTTTGGAATTTTTCCCTAAACTACAATAAAATTTGGCTTGTTGATAAAAAGCTTCCGGGTTTTCGGGATAATAATAAAAAGCTTTTTGCAAATATTTTTTTGCCTCTTTTATTGAGATATTACTTTCTTCATATTCTTTATATTTTTTTTGTACTTTATATTCCTTTATTTCAAATTTTGCACAATCGGCATATTCATAAGACAAAAATTTATTTAGTGCTGTATCATCAGGATATTTTTTAACTAATTTCTCAAGAACTCTTAATTCTTCGTCTGTATAAGCCTCTTTTAGTTGATGCCTGTAAGCATAGAAGCTGCCATTGTCAATTATAATTTCATCCATATAAAGCAAACATTCACCGGAAATTAAAAAATGAACATCTTTTAAAAACGGGCTCAAAGATTTAACAGCGAGATATAATCTCTCATAATTTACATGAGATATATCACAATGACTTTCCAACACAAAATGACTTACATAATCAAGAAAATCAATACATTCATGTGTAAAAAAGCTATTTTCTGTCCAAAAATAAGAGAGTACTTGTTCGTCAAATGAGAGAAACAGCTCAGCTATTTTTTCTTTATGTTCAGTATCAAAATGCAGTGAAACGTTATAAGCAGAA comes from Bacteroidales bacterium and encodes:
- a CDS encoding ankyrin repeat domain-containing protein, with the translated sequence MNRKQLNKKLFEAAKNNDEKEVNALILKGADVNAKGVFRWTALISSAHRGSVDVVKLLIKKEADINAKDEFNWTALMYAGNGGFIDIVKLLIEKDADVNAKDKRNWTVLMSAVRGGSIDIVKLLIEKKADVNAKNEAGKTALTVAKEEENEEIIKLLKENGAKE
- a CDS encoding tetratricopeptide repeat protein — encoded protein: MKKYRNRFLNSNEIKEELQKLRLLLQEQKINKALKLFNVICHYSPYNIDISYEFACYYAKQNNVERVINYLTKVYDINPEYFDNVKNEQLFSKYINSDDFKDIKEGKHSRTWHNLDFRQIEPVYSAYNVSLHFDTEHKEKIAELFLSFDEQVLSYFWTENSFFTHECIDFLDYVSHFVLESHCDISHVNYERLYLAVKSLSPFLKDVHFLISGECLLYMDEIIIDNGSFYAYRHQLKEAYTDEELRVLEKLVKKYPDDTALNKFLSYEYADCAKFEIKEYKVQKKYKEYEESNISIKEAKKYLQKAFYYYPENPEAFYQQAKFYCSLGKNSKARKYYLQCVNKAPKHFDALYDFGVFEFKQENYQKAIDYLTKVTEKKSVSNEIFYYRGMAYELSGEKNKAENDYKKAVEITPIYNANKLLYYGHKLYNKELYQSALLFYQSVFIKNREHKKDIDEREKKSPDKTFYERKRNEINRTNTNAYISIGVTEDNIGNTEKAVEYYDKALKIKPESITALYNKGLGYQKLNQIKKAEEYYDKALSLDSNYINALNNKAFILLLRKEYQKGLEYAERILKIDKTYVNALLSKGNAYINLKKYKEALEIYKKVIKYEPDSEKGYHGMGCAYSWLKKHKKSNSYYNKALLINPDSSDAYIMLSDIGSNLINTGRYNEALEYLEKAIKINPAYYHPYYCKACMFALTGKNEQALQMIKKTLQLDPSQKESLKNEPDFKSLRDNELFKKLLSI